The Agrococcus carbonis genome has a window encoding:
- a CDS encoding SDR family oxidoreductase, which yields MRSSSERPGVRVARGTTVVITGGGSGIGRLVALGAARKGAHVVIWDRDAAAARAVAGEASAVGGRGSAVVVDLGDADAIELAAAETLMLGPVDVLVNNAGVVSGRPLAELTPAQIELTMRVNAIAPILVTRALLPAMRDAGRGRIVTVASAAGFIGVAGQTDYAASKFAAVGFMESLRAELRKERSPITTLTVAPFYIDTGMFDGVTTKVPALLPILSAATVATQILAAIDSRRPLLALPPLVRLVPAIKALPTAVADRLADALGVNEGMEGFRGRPGGAAHPGAAHPGAAVAPAASDEEVR from the coding sequence ATGCGCAGCAGCTCTGAGCGCCCGGGGGTGCGCGTCGCGCGCGGCACCACGGTCGTCATCACGGGTGGCGGCAGCGGCATCGGGCGCCTCGTCGCCCTCGGCGCGGCGCGCAAGGGCGCGCACGTCGTCATCTGGGACCGCGACGCGGCCGCAGCGCGGGCCGTCGCCGGCGAGGCGAGCGCCGTGGGCGGTCGCGGCTCGGCGGTCGTCGTCGACCTCGGCGACGCCGACGCGATCGAGCTTGCCGCCGCCGAGACGCTCATGCTCGGCCCCGTCGACGTGCTCGTCAACAACGCCGGAGTCGTCTCGGGCCGGCCGCTGGCCGAGCTCACCCCGGCGCAGATCGAGCTGACGATGCGCGTCAACGCGATCGCACCCATCCTCGTCACGCGCGCCCTGCTGCCGGCGATGCGCGACGCGGGCCGCGGCCGCATCGTCACGGTCGCGAGCGCCGCGGGCTTCATCGGCGTCGCCGGCCAGACCGACTACGCGGCGAGCAAGTTCGCGGCCGTCGGCTTCATGGAGTCGCTGCGCGCCGAGCTGCGCAAGGAGCGCTCGCCGATCACGACGCTCACCGTCGCGCCCTTCTACATCGATACCGGGATGTTCGACGGCGTCACGACGAAGGTGCCGGCGCTGCTGCCGATCCTCTCGGCCGCGACCGTCGCGACGCAGATCCTCGCCGCGATCGACTCCCGTCGGCCGCTGCTCGCGCTGCCGCCGCTCGTGCGCCTCGTGCCCGCGATCAAGGCGCTGCCGACCGCGGTCGCCGACCGGCTCGCGGATGCGCTGGGCGTCAACGAGGGCATGGAGGGCTTCCGGGGGCGCCCGGGCGGCGCCGCGCATCCCGGCGCCGCGCATCCCGGCGCAGCGGTCGCGCCGGCGGCGTCCGACGAGGAGGTGCGCTGA
- a CDS encoding 1,4-dihydroxy-2-naphthoate polyprenyltransferase, with amino-acid sequence MASSRSGNPAKRAQQEGTAPRPATARDWIAASRPRTLGMAIAPVALGTAAAFNAEGYHLGIALACLALAVFLQIGVNFANDYSDGVRGTDAVRVGPGRLIGAGKAAPRTVRNVAIAFLAAGAVAGLAVVLLSGRWWLLLVGVVCIAAAWGYTGGKRPYGYYALGELMAFLFFGPVAVIGTVYAMLGRVTEDSVALGIAIGAISAALMLCNNLRDIETDRAAGKRSLATLIGRRASKALYVLLMLVPFVVLWIYSFALVYGVAVFAVLLIAGPAMVIVVMARTPRDLITALGLTGLTALLYGVGLAVAIWGGPAGFVIA; translated from the coding sequence ATGGCCTCCTCACGTTCCGGCAACCCAGCCAAGCGCGCGCAGCAGGAGGGCACCGCCCCCCGGCCCGCGACCGCGCGCGACTGGATCGCCGCATCCCGCCCCCGCACCCTCGGCATGGCGATCGCCCCCGTCGCGCTCGGCACCGCCGCCGCGTTCAACGCCGAGGGCTACCACCTGGGCATCGCGCTCGCGTGCCTCGCGCTCGCGGTCTTCCTGCAGATCGGCGTGAACTTCGCCAACGACTACTCCGACGGGGTGCGGGGCACGGATGCGGTGCGCGTCGGCCCCGGCCGCCTCATCGGCGCCGGCAAGGCCGCGCCGCGCACCGTGCGGAACGTCGCGATCGCCTTCCTCGCCGCAGGCGCCGTTGCAGGCCTCGCGGTCGTGCTGCTCTCGGGCCGCTGGTGGCTGCTGCTCGTCGGCGTCGTCTGCATCGCCGCCGCGTGGGGCTACACGGGCGGCAAGCGGCCGTACGGCTACTACGCGCTCGGCGAGCTCATGGCCTTCCTGTTCTTCGGGCCGGTCGCCGTCATCGGCACCGTCTACGCGATGCTCGGCCGCGTCACCGAGGACTCGGTCGCGCTCGGCATCGCGATCGGCGCGATCTCCGCAGCGCTCATGCTGTGCAACAACCTGCGCGACATCGAGACCGACCGCGCCGCCGGCAAGCGCAGCCTCGCGACCCTCATCGGCCGCCGCGCGTCGAAGGCGCTCTACGTGCTGCTGATGCTCGTGCCGTTCGTCGTGCTGTGGATCTACTCGTTCGCGCTCGTCTACGGCGTCGCGGTCTTCGCCGTGCTGCTCATCGCGGGCCCCGCGATGGTGATCGTCGTCATGGCGCGCACCCCCCGCGACCTCATCACGGCGCTCGGCCTCACCGGCCTCACGGCGCTGCTCTACGGCGTCGGGCTCGCCGTGGCGATCTGGGGCGGACCGGCGGGCTTCGTCATCGCCTGA
- a CDS encoding PLDc N-terminal domain-containing protein, with the protein MRWLIIGGILALVVTVYALVDLTVTDDRRIRRLNRVLWVVLIVVLPVIGPVGWLAWGKGPRSQARPYAPDDDPSFSRSSDVTDEEADRRIAELEAQLAALDAEDFQGAPEAPRTASPEPERDDADQPLSQPQQPAPKPSPKPKPTRSKDDPKDAEGDADGQGHRAPGDGGDAARA; encoded by the coding sequence ATGCGGTGGCTCATCATCGGCGGGATCCTGGCCCTCGTGGTCACGGTCTACGCGCTCGTCGACCTGACGGTCACGGACGACCGGCGCATCCGCCGCCTGAACCGGGTGCTGTGGGTGGTGCTCATCGTCGTGCTGCCCGTGATCGGACCGGTCGGCTGGCTCGCGTGGGGCAAGGGACCGCGCTCGCAGGCCCGCCCGTACGCACCCGACGACGACCCCTCGTTCTCGCGCTCGAGCGACGTGACCGACGAGGAGGCCGACCGCCGCATCGCCGAGCTCGAGGCGCAGCTCGCCGCGCTCGACGCCGAGGACTTCCAGGGCGCGCCCGAGGCCCCGCGCACCGCGTCGCCCGAGCCGGAGCGCGACGACGCCGACCAGCCGCTGAGCCAGCCGCAGCAGCCGGCGCCGAAGCCGAGCCCGAAGCCCAAGCCGACGCGGTCGAAGGACGACCCGAAGGACGCCGAGGGCGACGCCGACGGCCAGGGCCACCGCGCGCCCGGCGACGGCGGCGACGCCGCGCGTGCCTGA
- a CDS encoding PPK2 family polyphosphate kinase: MTAITDALRTTGSVRLDDIDPRSTPGFDGDKEAGTAALEGGAKRLGELQERLFAASRAGDERAVLLMVQGMDTAGKGGIMRHVVGQVDPQGVRIKAFKAPTEEERAHDFLWRIERELPEPGLIGVFDRSHYEDVLIHRVRSLTPADEIERRYGQIVEFEQRVAERGIRLVKVMLHISFEEQGARLLERLERPDKHWKYNPGDVDERAHWAAYMEAYEIAIERTATEAAPWHVVPADRKWFARLAVHELLVEALEAIDPQWPAADFDVAAERERLLATGGVRPAP, from the coding sequence ATGACTGCGATCACCGACGCGCTGCGCACCACCGGCTCCGTCCGGCTCGACGACATCGACCCGCGCTCGACGCCCGGCTTCGACGGCGACAAGGAGGCGGGCACGGCCGCGCTCGAGGGCGGCGCCAAGCGCTTGGGGGAGCTGCAGGAGCGGCTCTTCGCCGCGAGCCGCGCGGGCGACGAGCGCGCGGTGCTGCTGATGGTGCAGGGCATGGACACCGCCGGCAAGGGCGGCATCATGCGGCACGTCGTCGGGCAGGTCGACCCGCAGGGCGTGCGCATCAAGGCGTTCAAGGCGCCCACCGAGGAGGAGCGCGCCCACGACTTCCTGTGGCGCATCGAGCGCGAGCTGCCCGAGCCGGGCCTCATCGGCGTCTTCGACCGGTCGCACTACGAGGACGTGCTGATCCACCGGGTGCGGTCGCTCACGCCCGCCGACGAGATCGAGCGGCGCTACGGGCAGATCGTCGAGTTCGAGCAGCGGGTCGCCGAGCGCGGCATCCGGCTCGTCAAGGTCATGCTGCACATCTCGTTCGAGGAGCAGGGCGCGCGGCTGCTCGAGCGGCTCGAGCGCCCCGACAAGCACTGGAAGTACAACCCGGGCGACGTCGACGAGCGCGCGCACTGGGCCGCGTACATGGAGGCGTACGAGATCGCCATCGAGCGCACGGCGACCGAGGCGGCGCCATGGCACGTCGTGCCGGCCGACCGCAAGTGGTTCGCGCGGCTCGCGGTGCACGAGCTGCTCGTCGAGGCGCTCGAGGCGATCGACCCGCAGTGGCCCGCCGCCGACTTCGACGTCGCCGCCGAGCGCGAGCGCCTCCTCGCCACCGGCGGCGTCCGGCCCGCTCCGTAG
- a CDS encoding o-succinylbenzoate synthase, producing the protein MDLAFERLADRMHVVSLPLATRFRGVDVREVALLSGDAGWGEWSPFLEYGPEEAARWLAAAIEDASLERPPLERSRVPVNATLPAVAPDAVAGVLARYDGCRTVKVKVAERGQTLADDVARVAEVRALLPDARIRVDANGGWGVDEAETAVRALERFDLEYVEQPCATVPELAELRSRVHRLAIPIAADESVRKATDPLAVARAGAADVVVVKAQPLGGVRAALAVVAEAGLPAVVSSALDSSVGLSMGAALAGALPELPYDCGLGTGALLAADVAEPLVPVDGSIPAVRVAPDPALLAAHAAPPERVAHWRARLAACLPHL; encoded by the coding sequence GTGGACCTCGCCTTCGAGCGGCTCGCCGACCGCATGCACGTCGTCTCGCTGCCGCTCGCGACCCGCTTCCGCGGCGTCGACGTGCGCGAGGTGGCGCTGCTGTCGGGCGACGCCGGCTGGGGCGAGTGGAGCCCGTTCCTCGAGTACGGGCCCGAGGAGGCGGCGCGCTGGCTCGCCGCGGCCATCGAGGACGCATCGCTCGAGCGGCCGCCGCTCGAGCGCTCGCGGGTGCCCGTGAACGCGACGCTGCCCGCGGTGGCGCCCGACGCGGTCGCGGGGGTGCTCGCCCGCTACGACGGCTGCCGCACGGTGAAGGTGAAGGTCGCCGAGCGCGGGCAGACGCTCGCCGACGACGTCGCGCGGGTCGCCGAGGTGCGGGCCCTGCTGCCGGATGCGCGGATCCGGGTCGACGCGAACGGCGGGTGGGGCGTCGACGAGGCCGAGACCGCCGTGCGCGCGCTCGAGCGCTTCGACCTCGAGTACGTCGAGCAGCCGTGCGCGACGGTGCCGGAGCTCGCCGAGCTGCGCTCGCGCGTGCACCGGCTCGCGATCCCGATCGCGGCCGACGAGTCGGTGCGGAAGGCGACCGACCCGCTCGCGGTCGCCCGCGCCGGCGCCGCCGACGTCGTGGTTGTGAAGGCGCAGCCCCTCGGCGGGGTGCGGGCGGCGCTCGCGGTGGTCGCGGAAGCCGGCCTGCCCGCGGTCGTCTCGAGCGCGCTCGACTCGTCGGTCGGGCTCTCGATGGGCGCGGCGCTCGCCGGCGCGCTGCCCGAGCTGCCCTACGACTGCGGGCTCGGCACGGGCGCGCTCCTCGCGGCGGACGTCGCCGAGCCGCTCGTGCCGGTCGACGGCTCGATCCCCGCCGTCCGCGTTGCGCCCGACCCCGCGCTGCTCGCGGCGCACGCTGCGCCTCCCGAGCGCGTCGCCCACTGGCGCGCCCGCCTCGCCGCTTGCCTCCCCCACCTCTGA
- a CDS encoding 1,4-dihydroxy-2-naphthoyl-CoA synthase, protein MTISPLFDPAQWGDAEPGFDDITVHRSRDGRIARIAFDRPEVRNAFRPHTVDELYRALDAARQDSRVGVVLLTGNGPSPKDGGWAFCSGGDQRIRGRDGYRYADGETAEAIDPARSGRLHILEVQRLIRFMPKVVIAVVPGWAAGGGHSLHVVCDLTIASREHARFKQTDADVGSFDAGYGSAYMARQTGQKFAREVFFLAREYSADRALEAGAINASVPHAELEETALDWAREILTKSPTAIRMLKFAFNAVDDGLVGQQIFAGEATRLAYGTDEAVEGRDSFLEKREPDWSPYPWHY, encoded by the coding sequence GTGACGATCTCGCCCCTGTTCGACCCCGCCCAGTGGGGCGATGCCGAGCCCGGGTTCGACGACATCACCGTGCACCGCTCGCGCGACGGCCGCATCGCGCGCATCGCCTTCGACCGGCCCGAGGTGCGCAACGCCTTCCGGCCGCACACCGTCGACGAGCTCTACCGCGCGCTCGACGCCGCCCGGCAGGACAGCCGCGTCGGCGTCGTGCTGCTCACCGGCAACGGCCCGAGCCCCAAGGACGGCGGCTGGGCCTTCTGCTCGGGCGGCGACCAGCGCATCCGCGGCCGCGACGGCTACCGCTACGCCGACGGCGAGACGGCCGAGGCGATCGACCCGGCGCGCTCCGGCCGCCTGCACATCCTCGAGGTCCAGCGCCTCATCCGCTTCATGCCCAAGGTCGTCATCGCCGTCGTGCCCGGCTGGGCGGCCGGCGGCGGCCACTCGCTGCACGTGGTCTGCGACCTCACGATCGCGAGCCGCGAGCACGCGCGCTTCAAGCAGACGGATGCGGATGTCGGGTCGTTCGACGCCGGCTACGGCAGCGCGTACATGGCGCGCCAGACGGGGCAGAAGTTCGCGCGCGAGGTGTTCTTCCTCGCGCGCGAGTACAGCGCCGACCGCGCGCTCGAGGCGGGCGCGATCAACGCATCCGTGCCCCATGCCGAGCTCGAGGAGACCGCGCTCGACTGGGCGCGCGAGATCCTCACGAAGAGCCCGACCGCGATCCGCATGCTGAAGTTCGCCTTCAACGCGGTCGACGACGGGCTCGTCGGGCAGCAGATCTTCGCGGGCGAGGCGACGCGGCTCGCGTACGGCACCGACGAGGCGGTCGAGGGGCGCGACTCGTTCCTCGAGAAGCGCGAGCCCGACTGGTCGCCCTATCCGTGGCACTACTGA
- the menD gene encoding 2-succinyl-5-enolpyruvyl-6-hydroxy-3-cyclohexene-1-carboxylic-acid synthase — protein sequence MPEPALPAAAYADRLVGALAAAGVTDLVVCPGSRSQAIALAAARAARDGRLALHVRIDERSAGFLALGLARETGSPAAIVVTSGTALANLHPAMLEAHHADVPLIAVTADRPAELQGIRANQTAHQPGIFGDAGRVVIDVGADALRHPEQDAVAAVRAALGWRGDDASGHHTEPGPVQLNIGFREPLSGGAPAEPLPVERVGRPPVPTASLGAAPATVVIAGADAGRAAAGLAEAIGAPLIAEPTSGARFGPAFVPHGRDVLARLGERVRRAVVVGHPTLSRAVTALIRRPDVHVVVLGRAGQDNVRGAGETTLLTGRIEVEPAEADAEGIGAAWIDEWVVAGRALAAERDAEAAPDSDLSRAAYARAELAEGRTPITRRELVSQVWDRTWPHDRLVVAASRLIRELDAWAGPKAVTARANRGLAGIDGTVSTASGIAIAHDRSGVGGFTRLLIGDLALLHDAGGLHVPPGEERPRLQIVVGNDFGGSLFDLLEVAGTADADDFARVQRTPHDVDLAHLAAAYGWPFERVTDRAGLRRALSQSRPGIIEAVLEEETDAQQL from the coding sequence GTGCCTGAGCCGGCGCTGCCGGCAGCCGCCTACGCCGATCGCCTCGTCGGCGCGCTCGCCGCAGCCGGCGTCACCGACCTCGTCGTCTGCCCGGGCTCGCGCTCGCAGGCGATCGCGCTCGCCGCGGCGCGCGCCGCGCGCGATGGGCGCCTCGCGCTGCACGTGCGCATCGACGAGCGCAGCGCCGGCTTCCTCGCCCTCGGGCTCGCGCGCGAGACGGGCAGCCCCGCAGCGATCGTCGTCACGAGCGGCACCGCGCTCGCGAACCTGCACCCCGCGATGCTCGAGGCGCACCACGCCGACGTGCCGCTCATCGCCGTCACCGCCGACCGGCCCGCCGAGCTGCAGGGCATCCGCGCCAACCAGACCGCGCACCAGCCCGGCATCTTCGGCGACGCCGGCCGCGTCGTGATCGATGTGGGGGCGGATGCGCTGCGCCACCCCGAGCAGGACGCCGTCGCCGCCGTGCGCGCGGCGCTCGGCTGGCGCGGCGACGACGCGAGCGGCCACCACACCGAGCCCGGCCCCGTGCAGCTCAACATCGGCTTCCGCGAGCCGCTCTCGGGCGGCGCGCCCGCCGAGCCGCTGCCGGTCGAGCGCGTCGGCCGCCCGCCGGTGCCGACGGCGTCGCTCGGCGCGGCGCCGGCCACCGTCGTGATCGCCGGCGCCGACGCGGGCCGGGCCGCCGCCGGCCTCGCCGAGGCGATCGGTGCGCCGCTCATCGCCGAGCCGACGTCGGGCGCGCGCTTCGGCCCCGCGTTCGTGCCGCACGGCCGCGACGTGCTCGCGCGGCTCGGCGAGCGCGTGCGGCGGGCCGTCGTCGTCGGTCACCCGACGCTCTCCCGCGCGGTGACCGCGCTCATCCGCCGTCCCGACGTGCACGTCGTGGTGCTCGGCCGCGCGGGGCAGGACAACGTGCGCGGCGCCGGCGAGACGACGCTGCTCACCGGCCGCATCGAGGTCGAGCCTGCGGAAGCCGACGCCGAGGGCATCGGCGCGGCGTGGATCGACGAGTGGGTCGTCGCCGGCCGCGCCCTCGCCGCCGAGCGCGATGCCGAGGCAGCCCCCGACTCCGACCTCTCGCGCGCCGCCTACGCGCGCGCCGAGCTCGCCGAGGGCCGCACGCCCATCACGCGCCGCGAGCTCGTCAGCCAGGTGTGGGATCGCACGTGGCCGCACGACCGGCTCGTCGTCGCGGCGAGCCGCCTCATCCGCGAGCTCGACGCGTGGGCAGGTCCCAAGGCCGTGACGGCGCGGGCGAACCGCGGCCTCGCCGGCATCGACGGCACCGTCAGCACCGCATCCGGCATCGCGATCGCGCACGACCGCTCGGGCGTCGGCGGCTTCACGCGCCTGCTCATCGGCGACCTCGCGCTGCTGCACGACGCGGGCGGACTGCACGTGCCGCCGGGGGAGGAGCGCCCGCGACTGCAGATCGTCGTCGGCAACGACTTCGGCGGCAGCCTCTTCGACCTGCTCGAGGTCGCCGGCACCGCCGACGCCGACGACTTCGCCCGCGTGCAGCGCACCCCGCACGACGTCGACCTCGCGCACCTCGCGGCCGCCTACGGGTGGCCGTTCGAGCGCGTGACCGACCGCGCGGGCCTGCGCCGGGCCCTCTCGCAGTCGAGACCGGGCATCATCGAAGCCGTGCTGGAGGAGGAGACGGATGCGCAGCAGCTCTGA
- a CDS encoding AI-2E family transporter: MRWPWQRRRELPPPAPQVVEREQRWMLPRTLIVLLSIIAAIAVLILLSQVATFVAPVFLGINLVIAVMPLQQWLLRIGTPRALAALASLLTVYGFLIALLWSIYWSVQSLVTELPGYSAEFNRMYRDMLGWLESLGISQDEALRQLQSAFSPSAIAGAVGALASDAGSALGFLATLFVVIFFLAWDSMGLPERVKRIAATNPGIVRGVDRFAAGVQRYWVVATVFGLIVSALDLVALTALGVPLALVWAVFAFVTNYIPNVGFVLGVIPPTLMALLANGPINALLTAILFSVINFVMQSLIQPKVAGDAVGVTPATSFLSLLVWAYALGPIGALLALPATLAVKTLLIDPDPKLAWVSRLIENKLPARGDGRIRKAIGPGVAGGRARSVPAPDAR, from the coding sequence ATGCGCTGGCCGTGGCAGCGGCGCCGCGAGCTGCCGCCGCCCGCGCCCCAGGTCGTCGAGCGCGAGCAGCGCTGGATGCTGCCGCGGACGCTCATCGTGCTGCTCTCGATCATCGCGGCGATCGCGGTGCTCATCCTGCTGAGCCAGGTGGCGACGTTCGTGGCGCCCGTGTTCCTCGGCATCAACCTCGTGATCGCCGTGATGCCGCTGCAGCAGTGGCTGCTGCGCATCGGCACGCCGCGCGCGCTCGCCGCGCTCGCGTCGCTGCTGACGGTCTACGGCTTCCTCATCGCGCTCCTGTGGTCGATCTACTGGTCGGTGCAGTCGCTCGTCACCGAGCTGCCCGGCTACTCGGCCGAGTTCAACCGCATGTACCGCGACATGCTCGGGTGGCTCGAGTCGCTCGGCATCTCGCAGGACGAGGCGCTGCGGCAGCTGCAGAGCGCCTTCAGCCCGAGCGCGATCGCGGGCGCGGTGGGGGCGCTCGCCTCCGACGCCGGCAGCGCGCTCGGCTTCCTCGCGACCCTGTTCGTCGTCATCTTCTTCCTCGCGTGGGATTCGATGGGCCTGCCCGAGCGCGTGAAGCGCATCGCGGCCACCAATCCCGGCATCGTGCGCGGCGTCGACCGCTTCGCCGCCGGGGTGCAGCGCTACTGGGTCGTCGCGACGGTGTTCGGCCTCATCGTCTCGGCGCTCGACCTCGTCGCGCTCACCGCGCTCGGGGTGCCGCTCGCGCTCGTGTGGGCGGTGTTCGCGTTCGTCACGAACTACATCCCGAACGTCGGCTTCGTGCTGGGCGTCATCCCGCCCACCCTCATGGCGCTGCTCGCCAACGGGCCGATCAACGCGCTCCTCACGGCGATCCTCTTCAGCGTCATCAACTTCGTCATGCAGTCGCTCATCCAGCCGAAGGTGGCGGGGGATGCGGTGGGCGTCACCCCCGCGACGTCGTTCCTGTCGCTGCTCGTGTGGGCCTACGCGCTCGGGCCGATCGGCGCGCTGCTCGCGCTGCCGGCGACGCTCGCGGTGAAGACCCTGCTGATCGACCCCGATCCCAAGCTCGCGTGGGTCAGCCGGCTGATCGAGAACAAGCTCCCCGCGCGCGGCGACGGCCGCATCCGCAAGGCCATCGGGCCGGGCGTCGCGGGTGGCCGGGCGCGGTCGGTGCCGGCGCCGGACGCCCGGTAG
- a CDS encoding DUF4229 domain-containing protein, which yields MAPSMRYLIVRTLLFLLPFAVLMIARVEWWLALLVSLAFAFAASIVFFPRLREEAAADLQRMREGRKRVGAGPDDADVEDAALHAGDAGHEARADSGREPGDEAGGEPGEPDAQDDRDASARP from the coding sequence ATGGCCCCCTCGATGCGCTACCTCATCGTGCGCACCCTCCTCTTCCTCCTGCCGTTCGCCGTGCTGATGATCGCGCGGGTCGAGTGGTGGCTCGCGCTGCTGGTCTCGCTCGCGTTCGCCTTCGCCGCCTCGATCGTGTTCTTCCCGCGGCTGCGCGAGGAGGCCGCCGCCGACCTGCAGCGGATGCGCGAGGGCCGCAAGCGCGTCGGCGCCGGCCCCGACGACGCCGACGTCGAGGATGCGGCGCTGCACGCGGGAGACGCCGGGCACGAGGCTCGTGCCGACAGCGGGCGGGAGCCGGGCGACGAGGCCGGTGGGGAGCCGGGCGAGCCGGACGCGCAGGACGACCGCGACGCATCCGCCCGCCCGTAG
- a CDS encoding AMP-binding protein, with protein MTTVVETSGSSGVPKRVILSDEAIQASTHAAIERLGGAGQWVLALPDHYIAGLNVIWRNEVSGAPLVRTEGAFTAEAFVEAVQSLEHERKYTSLVPTQLARLVDAAMLDRSFIGPVARLDRILLGGQRAPFGLIERAARLGWRITRTYGATETVGGCVWDGKPLRDVKVRLTDQIEISGPQLADGYDDPALTAQRFHTDGTGTRWYKTGDAGSLIGGTLQVSGRIDDVINSGGIKISLAAIEHVVQVFAPDAVVVAAPHPEWGEVPAVVTTLKPSLAEIRAAVANALGKPARPNHLVTVSVMPTTASGKPDRKRLARLVASRTQERRRRGLFH; from the coding sequence ATGACGACCGTCGTCGAGACGAGCGGTTCCAGCGGCGTGCCCAAGCGGGTGATCCTGTCGGACGAGGCGATCCAGGCGTCGACCCACGCCGCGATCGAGCGGCTCGGCGGCGCCGGCCAGTGGGTGCTCGCGCTGCCCGACCACTACATCGCTGGCCTCAACGTGATCTGGCGCAACGAGGTGAGCGGCGCGCCGCTCGTGCGCACCGAGGGGGCCTTCACGGCCGAGGCGTTCGTCGAGGCGGTGCAGAGCCTCGAGCACGAGCGGAAGTACACCTCGCTCGTGCCCACGCAGCTCGCGCGGCTCGTCGACGCGGCGATGCTCGACCGCTCGTTCATCGGCCCCGTCGCGCGCCTCGACCGCATCCTGCTCGGCGGCCAGCGCGCCCCGTTCGGCCTCATCGAGCGGGCGGCGCGGCTCGGCTGGCGCATCACGCGCACGTACGGCGCGACCGAAACGGTCGGCGGATGCGTGTGGGACGGGAAGCCGCTGCGCGACGTCAAGGTGCGCCTCACCGACCAGATCGAGATCTCGGGCCCGCAGCTCGCCGACGGCTACGACGATCCCGCGCTCACGGCGCAGCGCTTCCACACCGACGGCACCGGCACCCGCTGGTACAAGACGGGCGATGCGGGGAGCCTCATCGGCGGCACCCTGCAGGTCTCGGGCCGCATCGACGACGTCATCAACTCCGGCGGCATCAAGATCTCGCTCGCGGCGATCGAGCACGTCGTGCAGGTGTTCGCCCCGGACGCCGTGGTCGTCGCGGCACCGCATCCCGAGTGGGGCGAGGTGCCGGCGGTCGTGACGACGCTCAAGCCGTCGCTCGCCGAGATCCGCGCGGCGGTCGCGAACGCCCTCGGCAAGCCCGCCCGGCCCAACCACCTCGTGACGGTGTCGGTGATGCCGACCACCGCATCCGGCAAGCCCGACCGGAAGCGCCTCGCGCGGCTCGTCGCGAGCCGCACGCAGGAGCGCCGCCGCCGCGGCCTCTTCCACTGA